The Herminiimonas arsenitoxidans sequence CGACCATAGACAAGTGCAGATAGCGAGCCACCCAAGACATCTTTGTGTTCGTAATTAAGGCTGAGCAAAGTATTTTCTACTTCGTTCTGATTCGCCAGTTGTAGACCTTTAATGGCACGCGCCGTAGTGCTGCCTATCGGCGTTGCGGAAACTGCAGGATCACTAGCGTAATCGGTGTCTTGTTTTGCGCGCAGATAGCTGGCCGCAAGTTGCAGTCGCTGATTGGCGTCGATACGGAAGCCCATCTTGCCACCCAAGCTGTAAGTGTTGGAATCGAATAGATCGCCTTGACTTGCATCCGGCGCAATGCGATCGCCGTGTGCATCGTAGGAACCGCCTATGCGGCGATAAGATGTGTCCACTTCATAATCGACGACATCGCCTTTACCGGAAAAATAATGTTGTACCTGCGCACCCAAACCTTTGCTTGTCAGCTTGGATAGCGCGGCATCCATCGATATCGTGGTTTCTGCAACGGGTTCGCCGCCAACAGGGCGCGTTGTGACGGAAATGATGCCACCGCTTGCGCCGCTGCCGTAGATCGAATTACTCCCGCGCAGGACTTCGATGCGATTGATGCGGCTGGGATCGATGTTGACCAGATTGCGTGATGAATCGCGATTGGTATTGAGCGGGATGCCATCGACCAGTATCAGCGCATTGCGTCCACGCAGTGTTTGTCCAAAGTCGGTGAGGTTGCGACTGGAATCTGATAAGCCGGGTACGCTCTTGGTCAGCATTGCGCCCAGATTAGGCGAAGTGGCGCGCAAATCTGCCAGTTCCTGTCCTTCGATCACGGTGACTTGTCGCGTCGGTTGCATCAAGCCGCTGCCGGAGCGTTCTGTTGTCACGACGACGGTTGGCATGATGTCAGGCACTGAAGGAATCGATGCTGCACTGATTTCAGCCGCTGTCTTGCGTCGAATATGCAAGGCGCCGTTGGTGATCGTTTCTGCTGTCAGATCGCTGCTACTGAGTGCTTGTCGTACCGCTTCATCGGCTGACAGGCGGCCATTGATTGCGGCTGCCTGATGTCCGGCGATCAAAGCTGGATCGGCGACGATAGTGCGACCGCTTTGCTGGCCGATGCGAGTCAGCGTGGTGCTCAATGGTCCGGCCGGAATATTCAGTTGAACTGCGTTGGCGGTGGAGGCTGGGCTGGCGCTTTGTGCCCATGCACTGGCTTGCGTACAGGCGATGGCAACAGCGAAGGCGATACGACTTAGTTTCAAACGAGAGGTATGTATGTGCTGCATGAGAAGGTCCCTTTTGGTTTGTTTTCAATAACCATGTGGAACGAAACGGAAAAACCCCTCATGCTTTTTAAAATTAATTGCTATGCCTGTTTGATGTCGATGGAAATCAACCAATTACCGTAGTGCTGCATCTTCAGCGGCAAGGTGTACGTCAAGGTGCGCAATGCATGGCCGGGATCGTCTAGCGGGAAGACGCCGAACACGCGCAACTCTGCAGCGGCTGGTGAAAGTCGTATCAAGCCGCTGTAATAAGGCTTGTAGGCATCGACGACTTCGGCCAGCGTGGCATTCTCGACAGCCAGCATGCCGTCCGACCAGGCGGCACGCGCGACGGCATTACCGGCGATGGGCTCGATTTGTGCCGAGGTAAACAAAGCACCTTCGCCTTCACGCATGCGCATTTGCTGACCATCGTGCGTGCGTAAGTCTATGCTGTGTTCAAGTACAACGACTTGCGATTGCGCAGCGCGTTGACTGACCAGAAAACGCGTACCCAAGGCTTGTACCGTGCCTTGACTGGTGCGAACGATAAACGGACGTTGCGCATCCGGCGCGACGGTAGCGATCAACTCGCCTTCACGCAAATGCAATTGCCGTGTGTCTTGATTGAAGTCGATATCCGCTGCAGAGCGTGCATTCAGCTCGACGCTGCTGCCATCGGACAAGCTAAACGTTAGTCTTTGCCCCGTGCCTGTACGCAGATCGGCCATGAGTTGACTGATGGGCATACTGCGATTGGCGACGATGGCCGAAGCACCACCCAAGCCGGCGAACACCAGCGCACCGCGCAGGAATTTTCTGCGACGGGTGCCGAGCAGAGTGCGTTGCGTTGCCTGGACTTGTCCCGGTGCGCTCAGGCCGGCATCGCGCACGATGCTTAATGAATCGTCCAACAAACCAGCGACCCGATTCCATGCCATTTCATGTGCCGGATCGGCAGTACGCCAATGCTCAAAGGCCAGACGATCAGCCTCGCTCAAGGTGTCCGATTCAAAGCGGATCAGCCAATCTACGGCAGTATGGAGCAGCTGATCGTGTGCGGCTGACGCGTGATGGCTGGCTGGATTCATGGCGCCCATTGCAGGCATTGCAGCAGCGCGCGCTTCATGTAGCGTTCTACCGTGGCGAGTGAGACGCCTAATTTTTCGGCGATTTCTGGGTAGGTCAGGCGATCCAGACGGCTGTAGAGAAATGCTTTCTTGACTGGCAGCGGGAGTGCGTCGAGTGCGCGGTCTATCTGTTCTATGGCTTCCAGCAGAACTGCGCGTTCTTCCGGTGACAGGGCGACGGCTTCCGGCAATAACATCAGCGATTGCAGATAGGCTTTTTCCAGATCCTGCCGACGCCATAGATGAAAGAGGATGCGCTTGGCGATCGTCGTCAAAAAGGCGCGCGGTTCAGCTATCGTCGCAACGTCCTTGCTCTCTACAACCTGGGCGAAGGTTTCCGAGGTGACGTCTTCCGCATCGGCACGGCTGGACAAGCGGCGCTGCAGTCGACACAGCAGCCACGGCTGATGCTCGACATACAGCATTTCTAAAACGGCAGACGATGAAGGATGGATGGGCACAGCGACTCTCCGAGGCTTGCCTAGTTTATGCGGCAAGTCCTTGATTTTGTGTAAATGAGAATCGTTATTATTACATGAAGACGTAAAAACAGAACCGGTTTTTATCGTCGGTTGTAGGTGAGTGCTGTTTTTTTACGACGCTGGCAAGCCTGTGCGGCACATACTTCTTGTGCAAGTCGCAACAGTCAACCTTGAGAGAAATCCAGATCAGTCGGCAGTGCATCCGGCTGACGGTTCATTTGATAGCTGTACCAAAGACTTTGCGCGATGCGCTGAGCGGAAGCATAAGCGCGTTCGCTCATGGCTTGATTCGGTTGCTCATTGAGAGTTTCCTTGAACAGTGCCAGCCAGCGTTGAAACAGTGCCGGATCCAGATGATGCAACGCGATATGTTTTTGCATAGGCGTACCGCTATAACGGCCGGTGCCGCGCAGTATCGATGACCAGAAGTCGACTAGTTTGGCTAGATGATGATTCCAGTCGTCGATATGACCGTTGAAGATGGGGCCGAGCACGGCATCGCGTCTCACCTTGGCATAAAAGGCATGCACCAATTGCGTGACTTCTTCATCGGTGCACAGTTCGTGTGATGACACTAGTTTCTCCAGTATGTAATGCGTTGCTAGCTAATGATAGGCCGTGCAGCTCGTTATCGCTCATGCGTCATGTCTGTTATTGGCCTGCGTTTGCTTATTGTTTCTGCGGTGGTAAGGCGCGCTCGAATATTTCCTTCAACCATTCTGCGAAGATGCGCACACGCGGAGACAGTTGTCGATTATGTGGATACAAGACGCTGATCGGCATCAATGGCGGTGGAGATTTTGGTAATACGGATTTCAAGATGCCGGATTCTAATTGAGGAATGATGTGATAGCGCGGCACTTGGATCAATCCCAATCCGGCGATCGCGCATTCAGTATAAATCTCTGCACCGGTCACGGACACAGCGCTGGGAATGTCGATTAGCTCGACTTTGCCGTTCACAGTAAATTCAAATGGATAAGGTTTGCCGGTAGAGCTGGATATGTAATTGACCGCTTTGTGTTCGGCGAGATCTGCGATGTTGCGTATGGGTTTGTGCTTGGCCAGATAAGTAGCGCTGGCGCAGGTGACTTGTTCTAGCAACGCAACCCTGCGGCCGATCAAGGAGGAGCTTTGCGGATTGCCACCACGTAATACGCAATCTATACCGTCGCGCACCAAATCGACCAGCAGATCACTTACGTCGATGTGCAATTCGATATCGGGATAACGTGCGAGGAAGTCCGGCAGGGCAGGAACGACGAAGTGCGCCGCCAGAGTGCCTTGCAAGCTAACGCGCAACAAGCCTTTGGGCGCAGCATTGTGGAAAGCGCTGTCCGCTTCTTCCACATCGGCCAGCAGACGCACGCAGCGTGCGTAATAGGCATCGCCATCCAGCGTCGGTGTCACTTGCCGCGTCGTGCGATTGAGCAAACGCGCGCCTAGGCGTTCTTCCAATCGGCTCATCGCATTGGTGACAGTGGCGCGTGGTAGTTGCAGATCATCCGCCGCTTTGGTGAAGCTGCGGCGTTCCATGATGCGCACAAAAATCTGCATTTCCTGAAATCGATCCATGAGCTGGCCTTTTGATTGTTATCGAAATTCGAATAATGAAGTCGATTTTAGCCTGATTATCTTTTTTGTGGTTTGTCGCACAATCCGTCCATACCAACATTTTGAGGAAAAGCATCATGACTAAGCAAGCCAAAAAAGTAGCCATCATTACCGGTGCATCACGCGGCATAGGTGCAGCAATCGCAGAGCGTCTCGCGCATGACGGCTTTGCCGTCGTTATCAACTACGCCAATAGCGCAACAGAGGCTGATGCGCTGGTTGCGAAACTGGCGGCAGACCAACATCAAGCCATCGCCGTCCAAGCCGATGTGTCCAAGGCGGCAGATGTGCGTCGCCTGTTTGATGAAACTGAACAAAAGCTGGGCAAGGTTGATGTGCTGATCAATAACGCCGGCATTCTGAAAACGGCCTCGTTGGCAGAAAGCAGCGATGAAATGTTCGAGCAAACTTTCAGCATCAATGTGCGTGGCACGTTCAACACCTTGCGTGAAGCAGCGACGCGTTTGAATGATGGCGGTCGGGTGGTGAATTTTTCCAGCACGACGGTGGTAATGAACTTGCCTAACTATGCGGTCTACAGCGGCAGCAAGGCGGCAGTGGAAGTGTTGACGCCGATCTTTGCGAAAGAAATGCGCGGTCGCAATATCACCGTCAATGCTGTTGCACCGGGACCGGTTGCAACGGAATTATTCTTTAATGGCAAAACAGAAGCGCAGATACAGCAATTCGCCAATATGCCGCCGCTGCAACGCCTCGGTCAGCCTGATGATATTGCTGGGACAATTTCATTCTTGGTTGGCAAGGATGGCGGCTGGATCAACGGACAGGTATTGCGCGCGAATGGCGGATTGGCTTGATTCTGCGAGGAGTACAGCAAGCTTGATTGAAAAAACGCCGACATGATGAGTGTCGGCGTTTTGTTTTGTACGGATGTTTAAGCAGAGAGCTTTTGCATTTCGCTATACAGATCAGCTTTGCCTTCAAAGCCGATGCCGGGTAAGTCCGGCAAGGTGATGTAACCGTTATCGACCTTGGCACCATCCGGGAAGCCGCCGTAAGGTTGGAATAAATCAGGATACGACTCGTTGCCACCCAAGCCCAGGCCTGCCGCAATATTCAGCGACATTTGATGGCCGCCGTGCGGAATGCAGCGTTTGCGCGACCAGCCGTGCTCATGCAGCATATCCAGCGTACGCAGGTATTCCACCAAGCCGTAACTCAACGCGCAATCGAATTGCAGCCAATCGCGATCCGCACGCATGCCGCCGTAGCGAATCAGGTTGCGAGCATCTTGCATAGAGAACAGGTTTTCCCCGGTCGCCATCGGTTTGTCGTAATAGTTGCGCAAGGTCGCCTGCAATTCAAAGTCCAATGGATCGCCGGCTTCTTCATACCAGAACAGATCGTATTGCGATAAAGCCTTCGCATACTTGATGGCGGTATCCAGATCGAAACGACCATTCGCATCGACCGCGAGTTTTTGACCATCACCTAGTACGCTCAGGATGGAGTCGATGCGACGCAAGTCTTCGTCCAGAGATGCACCACCGATTTTCTTCTTCACGACGGTATAACCGCGGTCGATGTAGCTGCGCATCTCATCCTTGAGCTTGCCGTGATCCTGTCCCGGGTAGTAGTAGCCGCCAGCCGCATAGACAAAAATCTTGCGATCTGGCTGACCATTGCCGTAACGATCAGCCAGCAACTGGAATAGCGGCTTGCCTTCAATTTTGGCGACTGCATCCCATACCGCCATATCGATGGTGCCGATGGCGACGGAACGTTCGCCGTGGCCGCCTGGTTTCTCGTTGGTGAACATCGTGTTCCAGATTTTGTGCGGATCGAGGTTGTCACCGGCATCGTTGACCAGAGAAGCAGGATCAGCTTCCATCAAGCGCGGAATGAAGCGTTCGCGCATCAGCATGCCCTGACCGTAACGACCATTCGAGTTGAAACCGTAGCCGACGACTGGTTTACCGTCACGGATGACGTCGGTAATGACAGCAACCAAACTCAGCGTCATCTTGCTGAAGTCTATGTATGCATTGCGTATCGGGGAGCTAATCGGTAAAGTCTTTTCGCGGATTTCAACTATTCTCATGTGGGTCTCCTGAAAACATCGCGTCTGGTCGATGTGGAATATGGAAAGCGCTAGCTTATTCGCAGAACGCGTACTTATAATTCACCGCAAGTCATATAACTATTCACCCCCAGTGAAAACTGACATCTCATCCGAACTTGAATTCTTTGTGCTGATTGCCCGCCACGGCAATCTCTCGGCTGCTGCACGCGCGCTCGATATCACGCCGCCGGCGGCAACCAAACGACTGGCGCAACTGGAAGCACGGCTCGGCGTCAGGCTCATCAACCGGACGACACGCAGCATCAGTCTCACCAGCGAAGGCGAAACCTATCTGGGTTATGCGACCAGAATTCTGGAAGAAGTAAAGGAAATGGAAGACGCGGTGTCGTCGGGTGGTTCCACACCTCGCGGACTGTTGCGCGTCAATGCGACTCTGGGTTTCGGTCGTACCGCCATTGCACCGCTGGTGTCTGAATTCGCCAAACTGTATCCGCATGTGGAAGTACAGTTCGAAGTGACAGACAAGCCCATCGATTTGGTGGAGAGCGGCTTTGATTTGGCGATACGCTTCGGCGACTTGCCGGATACGCGTCTCAATGCGCGTAAGATCATGTCCAATCGCCGATTTCTATGCGCATCGCCGATTTATTTGGAACGTCACGGCACACCCAAGACGTTGGCTGATTTAAGCAAGCATCGTTGTATTACGCATCGCCAGAATGATGAAGCAGCCGGTATCTGGCGTTTCACGCACAAGGGCAATAGCGAAGTCGTCAAGGTGCAGAGTGCACTATCCAGCAATGACGGCGATATCGTTCTGGGTTGGGCGCTGGATGCGCATGGCATCCTGATTCGATCCGAATGGGATTTGGCGAAGTATGTGAAGAGCGGTCGGCTGAAAATTGTCTTGCCCGATTTTGTCTTGCCTTCGGCAGATTTGTTCGTCTACTACCCGAACCGACGCAATCAGAGTACGCGGGCGAGGGTGTTTATCGATTTCCTCGTTGAGCATGTTGATATGCTTGCAGACTTGCCTCTCTCCAGCTAGCTGTGATGCAGGCGATCAGATAAATCGAGCATAAATTTGATATAGCGCAAGAAGCCAAATATTCGATGCCGGATAATGCTCGGCATGATGTGTACACCAGCAATACCAGTTTTTGATCCATTTTTCGCGCGACCAAGCAACGCTTATTCACCGGCCGAAAATCTGCTACGGCTAATTACAGATCTATCTGATACTGTCTACAACGCTCGCCTAGGCGTATGCTGTCATCAATCTCATCGGATCCGATGCAATGAAGCACGTGTTGTTACGCAATGACGTGGCAATGCGCAAAAATGCAAGGCACTATGCGAACTACTCCAGCCGCTTTCCTTCGATTGCGATCCGGTAAAGGGATTGATGTCGGGAGTTTGCTGCAAGCGTTTGCATCATTGCTGTGGTTGCCGCAGGCAGCGCTGCTTGCTTATGCATTGCAGCGCCTGGCTGACGGCGATGGACTCGCCTCTATATACCTTCCTGCTTCTCTGATTTTCATACTTGGTGTGCTGCGTGCGCTGTGTGATGCGTGGGGTATGCGCCGTGTTTTTAAAACGGCGCGTGCTGACTTGTCGCAATTACGTGAACGCGTGGCATTGTCGCTGGCGGTGCGTTCTCCGCTGGACGCGCAACGACCTGCATCGGGTCTGGCCGCGAGTGTCATAGCCGAACAGGCGGAAGCAGTCGTCCCTTATCTCACTCGTTATCGTCCCGCACGCCTGCGCTCCACCATTGTTCCGCTGGCGATACTTGTCGTCGTTTTTCCTCTTTCCTGGATTGCTGCATTCATTCTGTTGGTGGCGGCTCCGCTGATTCCCATCTTTATGGCGCTGGTTGGCTGGCGTGCGAAAGCAGCGAGCGAAGCGCAGATGGTGGAGATTGGTGGCATGAATGGCTTCCTGCTGGATCGTCTACGTGGCTTGGCGACGCTACGCACATTGGATGCGGTAGAGACGACAGCACAGCGTTTGCAGGAATCGGCACAATCGCTGCGACATCGCACGATGAATGTGTTGCGCATCGCGTTCTTGTCTTCGGCAGTGCTGGAATTGTTCGCTGCCTTGGGTGTGGCGATGATGGCGGTTTATATCGGCTTTCATTTGCTGGGACAAATCGAATTCGGTACATGGGGCACACGCCTGACTTTGGGGCAGGGTTTGTTCATCCTGTTGTTGGCGCCGGCTTTCTTTGAACCTTTACGTGAGTTATCCAGCGTTTGGCACGACAAAGCCGCAGGCGATGCTGCACTGGATGCGATCGCTCGTTTGACGGCGCAAGGGTTGTTGTTGCCGGATGCAGAGCAACAGACAAAGAAAACAGCTCAGACAACTGAACGCGCTGCGCCATCCATCGATGTGCAAGGACTGTGTTTTTCATACTCAGATGCCAGCGCCACGATATTTGATGAATACGATTTACATGTAAAAGCAGGTGAGCGTATTGCCATCGTCGCACCTAGTGGTGGTGGCAAATCAACGCTGCTGTCCTTGATCGCCGGCATGGTGTCTGCACAGTCTGGCGAGATCGTGATCGATGGCGTGCAGTTGTCTGCGGATACGGTAGCCGAATTGCGTACACGTATGGCGTGGATAGGGCAGAAGCCACATATTTTCTCCGGCTCGGTTCGGGCGAATGTGGCATTGGGACGTGCCGATGTGAGTGCTGCTGATGTCGCTGAAGCGTTGCGTTTCGCTTCACTGGATACCGTATCGCAAGCACACCCTGGTGTTGGCTTGAGTGAAGGTGGTGGCGGTTTGTCGGGCGGCGAGGCAGTGCGCTTGGCGTTGGCGCGTGCTGCGGTCGATAAGCATGCTGACTTGCTACTAGTCGATGAGCCGACTGCGCATCTTGATAGCACTACGGCACAACAGGTGATGGATGCCTTGCTGCAACTGGCGCAGGGCAAGACCATGATCATCGCGACACATGATCCAATCCTGGCGGCGCGCATGGATCGGGTGATCGTGTTGGATGCACAGGAGTCTGAATGAGACTGTGGCGCGACCTCCATCCTGTATTGAGTTTGTTCGCGGCTGAGTGCCGGAATAAATTGTGGCTGGGCGCGTTGCTGGCTGCCGTGACGGTGCTATCCGGTATGACGCTGCTCGGTTTATCTGGTTGGTTCATCACGGCGACAGCGATTGCCGGATTGAATACAAGCATGGCCTTCACCTTCGATGTGTTCATGCCTTCGGCAGGTATACGCTTGTTGGCTCTGGGACGTACCGCTTCGCGTTATGGCGAAAGACTGGTGACGCACGATGCCACGCTGGCGGTATTGGCTGCTTTGCGTGTGCGTCTGTTCCGCGGTTGGGCGCAACCAGAAGCTGCGCGACGTTTGCTGGCACGACCGGCGCAATTGTTGTTCCGACTCACAGGCGATATCGACGCATTGGATTCGCTGTATTTACGCATACTGGTGCCCGTTGGTGCTGCACTGGCAGCAGCGCTGGCAATCGGTGTGGCACTGGGGTTTGTGCAGATATGGCTGGGTGCCGTCATTGCGCTGTGGCTGATTGTGACGGGCTTGGGCATCACATTGATCGTGGCGCAACGTGCTCGTCCCGCCGCGTGTCGCCGCAGTTATGCGATGGAAGCTTTACGCGCCCGCAGTATCGATTTGGTTGCGGGGCAGACAGAGTTAATCATGACCGGTCGCCTTGATGCACAGCGCGCTGCCTTGGCGAGTGCCGATCGTCATCTGGCGCGTGCAGACGATGCCTTGAATCGCTTGGAAGCGCAGGCGGGCGTGGCGTATGGCGTGGTCGGTACATTGACGTTGACGGGAACCTTGCTTGCCGTTGCTGCATTGGTAGAAGTCGGCGCAATAGATACACCTATTGCTGCGCTTGCCTTGTTGTTGGTACTGACCGCAACCGAACCATTTTCTGCCTTGCGACGTGGTGCTTTGGAGTTGGGACGTACGGTGTTGGCGGCACGTCGTCTTGCCCCGCGTATGCAAGAAGCAGAGATCAATGTCGTTCCTGCACAAACTCTTTCTAATGAATACGTCGTTAATCTCATCAACATCAGCGCGCATCCTGCCGGTAGCGATGCGCCTGGCCTTGCCGTTCTTCACAACATATCGCTGACGCTAGGCGTCAACGAACGCGTTGCCTTGATAGGTGCGAGCGGGGCAGGGAAATCCACATTAATGGCAGTTGTCGCAGGCGAACTGAGCGTGCGCTCAGGCACGGTACAAGTTGC is a genomic window containing:
- a CDS encoding TonB-dependent siderophore receptor, which gives rise to MQHIHTSRLKLSRIAFAVAIACTQASAWAQSASPASTANAVQLNIPAGPLSTTLTRIGQQSGRTIVADPALIAGHQAAAINGRLSADEAVRQALSSSDLTAETITNGALHIRRKTAAEISAASIPSVPDIMPTVVVTTERSGSGLMQPTRQVTVIEGQELADLRATSPNLGAMLTKSVPGLSDSSRNLTDFGQTLRGRNALILVDGIPLNTNRDSSRNLVNIDPSRINRIEVLRGSNSIYGSGASGGIISVTTRPVGGEPVAETTISMDAALSKLTSKGLGAQVQHYFSGKGDVVDYEVDTSYRRIGGSYDAHGDRIAPDASQGDLFDSNTYSLGGKMGFRIDANQRLQLAASYLRAKQDTDYASDPAVSATPIGSTTARAIKGLQLANQNEVENTLLSLNYEHKDVLGGSLSALVYGRDNFTRFTPFDARKSSITRGQNIDQVMQNNKVFGGRLTLDTPLGSKEDTRLVWGADFIQERSNMPIDVFDPAAYDASGGLVFRKIGQKIFLPWTTTRSIGAFAQLQHKLNEQWSIEGGLRYERASASFNDFQPLSQSKLTNPATIQGGKVSYDALMHNAGIVFKPVKGQEFYTSVSQGFDLPDIGLQVRNAGAGFNINSSQLEPVKTDNYEMGWRGRFTNTMASLALFRSTSDLGAVQSFNNGLVLTRTSEKINGVEATVDHYSDDEKWASGATFTWMQGRELPQNATKTQQMSGYRIPPVKITGYVQYQPNERWSNRAQLTWFGSKDYRLANGITQLGRADVKSYYTVDVVSRYKLDKHDSITIGVQNLFNKYYLPLYSQLIRSGNNNSRLPATGATLSVSYTHRW
- a CDS encoding FecR family protein, producing MNPASHHASAAHDQLLHTAVDWLIRFESDTLSEADRLAFEHWRTADPAHEMAWNRVAGLLDDSLSIVRDAGLSAPGQVQATQRTLLGTRRRKFLRGALVFAGLGGASAIVANRSMPISQLMADLRTGTGQRLTFSLSDGSSVELNARSAADIDFNQDTRQLHLREGELIATVAPDAQRPFIVRTSQGTVQALGTRFLVSQRAAQSQVVVLEHSIDLRTHDGQQMRMREGEGALFTSAQIEPIAGNAVARAAWSDGMLAVENATLAEVVDAYKPYYSGLIRLSPAAAELRVFGVFPLDDPGHALRTLTYTLPLKMQHYGNWLISIDIKQA
- a CDS encoding sigma-70 family RNA polymerase sigma factor — protein: MPIHPSSSAVLEMLYVEHQPWLLCRLQRRLSSRADAEDVTSETFAQVVESKDVATIAEPRAFLTTIAKRILFHLWRRQDLEKAYLQSLMLLPEAVALSPEERAVLLEAIEQIDRALDALPLPVKKAFLYSRLDRLTYPEIAEKLGVSLATVERYMKRALLQCLQWAP
- a CDS encoding group III truncated hemoglobin, which translates into the protein MSSHELCTDEEVTQLVHAFYAKVRRDAVLGPIFNGHIDDWNHHLAKLVDFWSSILRGTGRYSGTPMQKHIALHHLDPALFQRWLALFKETLNEQPNQAMSERAYASAQRIAQSLWYSYQMNRQPDALPTDLDFSQG
- a CDS encoding LysR family transcriptional regulator — its product is MDRFQEMQIFVRIMERRSFTKAADDLQLPRATVTNAMSRLEERLGARLLNRTTRQVTPTLDGDAYYARCVRLLADVEEADSAFHNAAPKGLLRVSLQGTLAAHFVVPALPDFLARYPDIELHIDVSDLLVDLVRDGIDCVLRGGNPQSSSLIGRRVALLEQVTCASATYLAKHKPIRNIADLAEHKAVNYISSSTGKPYPFEFTVNGKVELIDIPSAVSVTGAEIYTECAIAGLGLIQVPRYHIIPQLESGILKSVLPKSPPPLMPISVLYPHNRQLSPRVRIFAEWLKEIFERALPPQKQ
- a CDS encoding SDR family oxidoreductase, with amino-acid sequence MTKQAKKVAIITGASRGIGAAIAERLAHDGFAVVINYANSATEADALVAKLAADQHQAIAVQADVSKAADVRRLFDETEQKLGKVDVLINNAGILKTASLAESSDEMFEQTFSINVRGTFNTLREAATRLNDGGRVVNFSSTTVVMNLPNYAVYSGSKAAVEVLTPIFAKEMRGRNITVNAVAPGPVATELFFNGKTEAQIQQFANMPPLQRLGQPDDIAGTISFLVGKDGGWINGQVLRANGGLA
- a CDS encoding mandelate racemase/muconate lactonizing enzyme family protein; the protein is MRIVEIREKTLPISSPIRNAYIDFSKMTLSLVAVITDVIRDGKPVVGYGFNSNGRYGQGMLMRERFIPRLMEADPASLVNDAGDNLDPHKIWNTMFTNEKPGGHGERSVAIGTIDMAVWDAVAKIEGKPLFQLLADRYGNGQPDRKIFVYAAGGYYYPGQDHGKLKDEMRSYIDRGYTVVKKKIGGASLDEDLRRIDSILSVLGDGQKLAVDANGRFDLDTAIKYAKALSQYDLFWYEEAGDPLDFELQATLRNYYDKPMATGENLFSMQDARNLIRYGGMRADRDWLQFDCALSYGLVEYLRTLDMLHEHGWSRKRCIPHGGHQMSLNIAAGLGLGGNESYPDLFQPYGGFPDGAKVDNGYITLPDLPGIGFEGKADLYSEMQKLSA
- a CDS encoding LysR family transcriptional regulator, whose translation is MKTDISSELEFFVLIARHGNLSAAARALDITPPAATKRLAQLEARLGVRLINRTTRSISLTSEGETYLGYATRILEEVKEMEDAVSSGGSTPRGLLRVNATLGFGRTAIAPLVSEFAKLYPHVEVQFEVTDKPIDLVESGFDLAIRFGDLPDTRLNARKIMSNRRFLCASPIYLERHGTPKTLADLSKHRCITHRQNDEAAGIWRFTHKGNSEVVKVQSALSSNDGDIVLGWALDAHGILIRSEWDLAKYVKSGRLKIVLPDFVLPSADLFVYYPNRRNQSTRARVFIDFLVEHVDMLADLPLSS
- the cydD gene encoding thiol reductant ABC exporter subunit CydD, whose translation is MRTTPAAFLRLRSGKGIDVGSLLQAFASLLWLPQAALLAYALQRLADGDGLASIYLPASLIFILGVLRALCDAWGMRRVFKTARADLSQLRERVALSLAVRSPLDAQRPASGLAASVIAEQAEAVVPYLTRYRPARLRSTIVPLAILVVVFPLSWIAAFILLVAAPLIPIFMALVGWRAKAASEAQMVEIGGMNGFLLDRLRGLATLRTLDAVETTAQRLQESAQSLRHRTMNVLRIAFLSSAVLELFAALGVAMMAVYIGFHLLGQIEFGTWGTRLTLGQGLFILLLAPAFFEPLRELSSVWHDKAAGDAALDAIARLTAQGLLLPDAEQQTKKTAQTTERAAPSIDVQGLCFSYSDASATIFDEYDLHVKAGERIAIVAPSGGGKSTLLSLIAGMVSAQSGEIVIDGVQLSADTVAELRTRMAWIGQKPHIFSGSVRANVALGRADVSAADVAEALRFASLDTVSQAHPGVGLSEGGGGLSGGEAVRLALARAAVDKHADLLLVDEPTAHLDSTTAQQVMDALLQLAQGKTMIIATHDPILAARMDRVIVLDAQESE
- a CDS encoding amino acid ABC transporter ATP-binding/permease protein; protein product: MRLWRDLHPVLSLFAAECRNKLWLGALLAAVTVLSGMTLLGLSGWFITATAIAGLNTSMAFTFDVFMPSAGIRLLALGRTASRYGERLVTHDATLAVLAALRVRLFRGWAQPEAARRLLARPAQLLFRLTGDIDALDSLYLRILVPVGAALAAALAIGVALGFVQIWLGAVIALWLIVTGLGITLIVAQRARPAACRRSYAMEALRARSIDLVAGQTELIMTGRLDAQRAALASADRHLARADDALNRLEAQAGVAYGVVGTLTLTGTLLAVAALVEVGAIDTPIAALALLLVLTATEPFSALRRGALELGRTVLAARRLAPRMQEAEINVVPAQTLSNEYVVNLINISAHPAGSDAPGLAVLHNISLTLGVNERVALIGASGAGKSTLMAVVAGELSVRSGTVQVAPHCLLTQRTELFQDSLRDNLRLADPDADDARLWDVLQTVGLADDVADLPKGLNTRLGEGGLGLSGGQLRRLALARLLLRQVQLWLLDEPTEGLDPATARDVLQRLKMQATGRAFLLATHVRREAELADRLVCLQHGRIVADVKRSDADFEGVLNSLRPD